In Acanthopagrus latus isolate v.2019 chromosome 23, fAcaLat1.1, whole genome shotgun sequence, the genomic window gggaggctggagcctgaaaacacatgaaggacGTTCATCAAAGAACCAGACATTAAAAATCACTGATACAAAGCATGAGAGTAACAGAATCATGTATTAGTTCTGTTGACAATATAACAAACACCATGAGgaaataaagtattttaaatctgtgatgaacacatttagaaatgatTATCTAAAGTATgagcagtgaaaaacaaaatctatcAAGCtcatatttgtaaatattttgattacttcagttttatttttatgttggcaACAAATTCATGAAGTCTCCTTTTGTGTCTTCTaacatgatataaaaaaaatataaaaagctacatttaaatcagaaacaGCCACAATAATATTCAGCTACATCACAAGACCTGCAGTTTAGTGTTGACATCCCAATGtgatgaacacattaaaaacatgaaacttgtCTGAAGTcaggaaaatgaaacaacataaTCTATCAACTAATGAAAAGTATGttatagaaaatgttttaaatatcttgATCATCACAGATCTAAACTTTGCCTCAACAACATCTGGCATCAAAGATGatgtcaaacaaaaatcaacagaatcaatatttaatcaaattagcaacatttaaaatgatgattttctCTCAACATGTATGAGAAACTGAAAATCTGTCCTGTTTCATGATGAGTTCAAAAGTACTTACTTGTCACAATCAGCTTGGTGCCTTGTCCGAATACCACAGTGATTCAGTTTGTACACATggccgtacaaaaacctcctgaCTGTCACTAATGAGGGGAGCGGAACTGAAACATCCTGTTGAGACCAACTTTCACTGTCAACATCTCGTTCACGTCATCAGTCTGCTTATGTTGACATACATGaacatatatgtttatatatgttgcatccttttgttttcatggtggAGATGTTGAAAGTCCAGATGTGATCATCAGACTGAGAAGAACAATcatgaaaatgttctcagaaTTCATCAAAGCTGCAGTGAGTCTCTCACTGaggtttttgtcacagtgtgaaTCACTGTGATACAGCTGCAGAAGCAGAGTTGTCCCATGTCTgacagtaatacacagcagagtctcctgtctctgctctctttaTGATGAACTGGTAATCTATGTTTGATGAGGCTTTAGAGTTGAATCGGTCTGAGGAGAATCCTGATCCAAAGTAGAGTGAACTGTCAGAGTAGCGAAATCCCAGAACAAACTGAGGAGCTTCTCCAGGAACCTGTTTGTACCATCTGACATAATTTCCATCATATCTCTGTATGTTGCAGTTGAGAACGACCTGTTGTCCTGTAGAAACTGTGTGGACAGCAGGCGTCTGGGTCAGCACGATCACTGCATCAACAtctgtcagcacacacagagaaacgCATGagtgagaggtgtgtgtgtgtgtgtgaagatcTGGGCTGTAAACGGAGAGAGAAGAATATCTTACATGTTAGAGCAGTGATGAGAGTGCAGAGGGTCCCCagcatgttgtcagtgtgtgctgtaaaCGTCTCTTACTGTCCAGCTGAGAGGTGAGCAGGTTGGAgtgtgaggagaagagagactgAAGCTTATAAAGACACTGAGGAGacgagaagaggaggaggaggagctccaACACTCAACACTCACTTCAGTCACAGATAAACTGAATTGTGTTTGTGGTCTCTTTGCAATacaactgttgtgtttttattatatttaccAAAACCACTGACTCTCCACTTTCATAACTTTAATGTGTCTGTTAGTATCGGTCTGTAATCTTCTCTTTGAGGCACTTTCGTCATCATTATAATAGTCGTATTTTAACACTTTTGTTTCACATCTTTGCTTATTTCAACTATTGCTATCtgtgaagggttttttttcttctgactgTATTGTTAAATATTCTGatcatgttttcaaaacatCTTGATGGGGCAGGACTAGCCAGCTGGCTGACATTGTTACATTTACAGAAATTTTGATAAGCGCGTCTTAGCcgtataaataaataactgaaatatgaaatgaaacatttgctgttttaaagtatattttataaattttttaaaaaaaaatcatttgggGTTTAAAGGaacactgtgtagttttggggaggacaatttcagaggagagaaagatgctgattgactgatttttttttctgcctcaacaaactaaatgagcaaactctctttgtttttatgactgaatgaactgaatgtaCAAACTGAtctaaaaggacaacacagtttcatactgctttactttgtttacatgtggcggaccctgccacctttctagctccaaacagtgttccgggaccttattttcctctgagaacagcttgttaattcagctatggaaaatataaatatttctgagtttgtataatGATCTTAccaatattgtaaatattacctgtctgagtgtctgacttttgtttaaaatgacataGTTGCCCTTTAAATAGTCCACAGTGCATACGGGCTGACACTCCTTATTTCTGAGTTGATATAGCTTTCTTCAGGTTGTGAATCATACATTTGGTGATAGCAAAGTAatcaaggaaaataaaatgtaattcttcCTCTTTAAATCTCTTCCTGCACAAcgttcttcattttcttttcaccaACATGTGCCTCATATTGGAGCAAACTGTGCTGATAAAAGTCTAGAAAACACATTCTGAACTTCTGTAGATGACTTGTTTTCAGCAGTGCTGcactttaatttgttattttcttcttgttcatAGAAATGGTCACTTGGTGTGTGCATTGTATTTGGACTCAGTCCCATGAAGCAAGATTAATTTAGCTTAAATACTGTTATACTGACTGAAGGTCGAAGTATAAAATTCATCACCACCTCACCAGAGGAATTAGCCTGGAAGTTATTTATCTCACATTTGAAACAAGTTGAGtgcaaacagacacaagttCTTCATAATTCATTTGAATGAGTCAAAGAGTATTAAACACTTATCAATAATAGTGTAAGACTTGCATTTTAATGCACTGTTGTGCACTTAAGGTGGTTTAAAAGGGTTATATTTATGGCACCGTTACAGCAAATTTTGATGTGCAGAGATCTTTAAAAAAGAGGAACTATTGGGTGAAGAAgtttttgtcacagtgtaaaTCACTGTGGTATGTGCTCCTTAGCAGAGTCGTCCCATCTGTGACAGTAATAGACTGCAgagtctccctcctccacattGTTAATTATCAGACGATAACCTGTTGTTGATTGAAAATTGCATCTGAACTTTGGAGAGGAGAAACCAGAGCCATATGTTGGAGAGCTCCAACCCTTATCAAACACCAGGACAAACTGAGGAACTCCTCCAGGAACCTGTTTATACCAGCGAGCTCCGTCTAAAGTAGCAGCCGGCCCACAGTCCATGGTggccgtctctcctctcctcagcgTCACAACAGGAGGCGTCTGTGTCACCACCGTCGCACCACTCACACCTGGAAACAACAAGATGACATGGAGtcaagagaaacacacacactgatgaatcCAACATGAGGTCAAAGCTGCAGTCAGTCGGCCTCCTTACATGTTAGAGCAGTGATGAGAGTGCAGAGGGTCCCCagcatgttgtcagtgtgtgctgtaaaCATCTCTTACTGTCCAGCTGAGAGGTGAGCAGGTTGGAgtgtgaggagaagagagactgAAGCTTATAAAGACACTGAGGAGacgagaagaggaggaggaggagctccaACACTCACTCTTCATTCACAGATAAACTGAATTTGTggtttcacatcacatttatgattttttttacccAAACTGATGACGATCACTCTCACATCAGTTTGGATGCGCAGTTGCAGTTTAAATGACAGATTCATAAGTTATTAGGTTTCTGTCATCAGGCTCCTCAAGCTGTTTGAGTCCAGTCTAACATCTCTGCACTATAGAAGCATTCAGAGATACTGACCATGTATAATGACACTAACCTGAGAGGCTGTGGCGAGGCTGAGGCTAGGGGTCAGTCTATAGAATGATGTCATAGTAAACGCTGTGGGACATTCATTTGAATGGCCACGTTAACGTGCATCTCATCGTTATTAATGATAATTTTATATCAGTTTGAGAACGTCTTGTACTTCAGCACGCAGCAaactggaacacaaacacattatagttcaaagcagcaacatcagctacagtcagcaacagcaggagatgaagaggaggagaaattcaTCAGACTTCCTCATAAAAATCGCTTAATTTTGTAGGTTGTTGTgctggagacactttataacCTTTGTGCAGAGCTGTTTCTGACaaattcttcattattttcagccttcttgtaaattcagcatgtTATTGCCTCGTATTAAGGGCTGCTGCAGCCCCCTCAGCACCTCTAGTTCCCTCATCCATGCTGGGGACCAACATGAACACTGGACCAACCTTCATCACTAACACATGAATCCTCTGTGCTGTATGCTGGCACTTCTTTGCTCCTCTGTTGagtttaataattaataaaggGATCTGACAAGTAAATGAAACACATCATGTTAATCTACCTGCTGACTGAACATGGGATTTCTATTTGTTGAGTTGAGCTTTTAACAACAGCCATGACTGTTTCTATATGAACTGTGAGCCTGTTGATGGACTTGTTACACAGAAACTGAGTGTTTCACAGCTTTTCTTTGGTCGTCTGCAGTCGTCACTGTTGTGCACAGGATTCACCACAAGAACCTTAAATTACCCAAAGTCTCCTGTTGGCTGAGTCCTGATTTGACTGGgactttttgtttaaatataaaaaattgCATTTGTCCAACACTTACCTTGTGTCAGTAtgcttgtatttttgtttgtattgtgtgtgcaCAAGTGTATTTATGATTGTGTAAGGTGGCTTCATTTCAGTCGAGGTTGGAGTCTCAAAAAGCAGAAGTATTCAGTGAGGaggtttttgtcacagtgtaaaTCACTGTGATACACGCTCTTTAGCAGAGTTATCCCATGTTGTACAGTAATAGACTGCTgagtctccctcctccacattGTTGATGATCAAACGATAATCTGATTCAGACTGATGAGTAGATGTGAACTTTGGAGAGGAGAAACCAGAGCCGTAGTGTATAGATCcccagctgtgatgaaaacacaacacaaactgaggAACTCCTCCTGGAATCTGTTTATACCACCAAGCATAACTGTCAGTAACAGTCCCCAGGTTACAGTCCATGGTGGCCGTCTCTCCTCTCGTCAGTGTCACAACAGGAGGCTTCTGTGTCACCACCGTCGCACCACTCACACCTGGAAACAACAAGATGACATGGagtcaagaaaaacacacacactgatgaatcCAACATGAGGTCAAAGCTGCAGTCAGTCGGCCTCCTCACATGTTAGAGCAGTGATGAGAGTGCAGAGGGTCCCCagcatgttgtcagtgtgtgctgagaATGGCCTTGTGACTTGGAAAGTGAGCTCACTGCTGACAGATTCCAGgctctggaggatgaggagaggaggtgctggaggagcaCTTTAATACAGCACTGAAACTGAGAGTgagtgacaggaggaggagctctgctTCAGTCTGCAGGCTTTGTCACGTGTTGCTCTCTTATCTTCTGTAAAGGGAAAagtctcttctgtctccatTACTGTCGACGTAGGAAACGTCTCCCCCCTGAGCCCAAAATATTACAACGTCATGATGTGAGAAAGACTTCCTGCAGTTTTATTGTTGTACATTTGCTTCTGTGCTCACTTCCTAATACATGTGATTTAATTCAGTTCGCTCTGATCTTACAGAGAACTGACACTTGACCTCTTCATTTACATGGAGCTATAAATAAGGAGAGGAGGCCTGCAGGTGCATCctgggaaggaggagagggaggagcagagaggcgACGCTTCACTGATGGAGCATGAAAACTCAGTTTCATTTGTCTATTTTAAATGTCTCAACTACAGAGAACAACTAAAACTAGTCAAAGTAATCTAAAATCTCTAAGTTGTGCTTTTATTGCACATCAATAATTAAACAATGTAGCTTTTTCTAAAtctttatattcatattcatattagaTAGAAATACGTCTGTTATCTATTTGTCCTGGATTAACTGTAATTATCACTGACACgaacatcaagaaaaaaattaaatcgAGTGAGGGTGACAAAATTCTTGTTCAAGAGCACAGTTATAGTGTTTTATTGAGCGAGTCttgaaaaaagcagcagagtcaAAGCTGAAACAACACCTCCACCTGACTGTCACAACATGTATTACAAGCATACAGACGCATCTCTTCTAACATGTGAACCTCGTCATGAGCAGACAGCACAAACACTAAAGAAGCAGATGTGAGATGGTCATTCTGCTCCTCTACTATTGTTCAGatccacagaaacagaaacattactGTAATCGCGCTACATTTGCCTGACACGTAGTCGAAACACGACTCATGTGACCCGAACATCACGTAGAAACCTTGATTGTgtcaaaaacatgcaaattgaAAATGCCCGTGGTTTGTGAGAACGtacacagccatcattgtaTTCGGGCGACTGCCACCTGTCGGTCACAAATGTCTtgggtgtgtttgatttgtggCGCTGTGTGTGCCTGCTGGGTGGTGCATTATAGAGCTGATAATTAAGGCAGATGAATTCTGCTATTATAACAACAAGACAAGCATTTTCACAATATTCACGTCCAACCGCAAGGAGGGAGAGATAGCAAGTTAAGGGCATTTCATTTATATCAGCAaagatatttcatatttaattgtAGAAAAAGAGTTGACTTTTTCTCCCCCAGGATTAACAAGTTACTTTGCTTCCATTGCATTACTATTACCTTCTCAAAATACATACTCAGATGTGGGTACTTCCCTACTGTCCAGGCAGGTGAAGGGAAACCTTAATAGATCACATGAGTCTGTTACGtatgaaaatatctgaaaaaaaacaaaaacaaaaaacaaatgcagaacGTTgcaattcacaaaaaaatatttaccttttcatttagttttgtcagaaaaaaagtgcaggTTGAATCTTTACTTTCACACGAGAGTAGTAGCAATACTTATATcatatttacagtcatttttcattatattcattACAAAGTATGGAGGCTTTCTAAATCACACCTTTCATACATTATGATTGGACGCAGGCTCGACAAAATGTTCATCAAACTGGTCGAGGAAAAAGCACACAGGCCAAATGGTCAGGAGTAAAATAAAGTCACTCCATTATCTGGTTCATGTCATGAGAATTACAGTTAATCGAGAATTCCTCAAAGGTGCATTTCAATGATGTGCGATGCAGAAGAGTGGGTGCCAAGCAGAGTTGAATTTGCACTCATTCGATCTCATACAGCTTCTTCTCGTAGTGTCATAGTTGGCAAAAAGAGGCACACTGTGACCTCTGCTCACTGAGCTCTACTGAATCACACAGGACTTCTTTTCTTCGGCTTCTTCATCCGCTTCGTCAGATGGAACTTCTGGTCCCGTCCGactttgtttcttctccttgttcttcttcttcacctccacctctgggTAACACGGGGTCTCCACCTCCGGATAATACGGAGTCTCCATGATGGCTTGGTTTTTCTCCGACGTCAGCAGCCCTTCGCACAGGGAGTCGTGAATCTTCTGCCACGAGTCCATCTCCGAGCGCCACAGTGCAGCTCTGGCTCTGATGAACTGTGAGAGTTCGGTCTCGCTGCCCTTGGCCAGACTGATGCTGTCTTTACAGATGAAGAAGATGTCCATGCCGACGAAAAGAGCGTTGACCGCGATGAGACCGGCCCTGGCTGACTTGGTGAGGGCGAGAGGCCCTTTGACGGCCGCCTGGCCGATATCTGGGATGTCTGCCGCCACCCTCGGCACGTTGCGCATGGCTTTACCTTCCTGCACTGCCACTCTGCCAGCACTGGCAATCAGCTCCTCACTTTTTAGCATCTTAACGGCAGAAGCAGCGTCGACAAGTGAATCGATCCCTTTTCCAATAGCACCAGCTTTGCAGAGCAACTTCCCTACTCCTAGAGCCACTTCTATCTGGCTCGCTTCCCTTTGAGAGACCTCTTCCAGACAATCCTGGAGGCTCTGCACATCCTCCATGAAGCTCTGGAAGACCTCACTGGCCTTCTTCTGCTGCGTGCGGTTTACTCCGATCTCTGTGGCGGTGGTGACGGCACTGTTGACTCCGCTGGTTATTCCCAGGCCCACCCCGGTCAGCGTCAGACCTAGAGACACTCCGGCCGTGAACGGGATCAACGCCAAGCCGACGATGGAGAGCACACCTCCTACCGCCCCCACCGAGCTGCCCGCAACGCTGGAGATCCTCGCCCCCTTATTCATCCTGTCCAGCTGAACAGCGATCTCCTCCATGTCCTGCAGAAACTGCAGCATCCTGGGCTGACGGCCGCTGAACTGGCCGATGAAGCTGTGACACGAGTCCTCCTGGAACAAGAACACCATGCGGAAGTGCTGGTTCATCCTGATAAAGAGAGACAAGGACATTAATAGGGAATACATGAATATGACTCAACTCAAAGGGTTTGCATCTTACTTcaggatctgtttttttttttgaagcacaACCTTTTCTTAGAGGTTCTAACTCCTGGTGGACAAGACTGCCTTGTATTCTTGACAGCCATGgctcagatttgtttttaagtcgCAGATCACTTTAACCCAACTCCAATCATTCCTGTCCACTCAGGTGCAGCTGGTACTGTTGTCCATCTGTCCATGTCCAACTGTGCTGACGTGACGTTTGGGACCAGAACGAGGGGCAATGCTCACCTGATATCATCAAGCTGATTGATGTGGTAAAGCATCCTCTGCACGTCATCTTCAGACAAATCCACATCAAGGTCCACCTCAGTGTTCACAG contains:
- the apol gene encoding uncharacterized protein apol isoform X2; this encodes MSASRKELQEALCCYTADTLTYTDTVRGFCERISKWILRRESELHMMMDIKDRADSIDLNISHFTQSENKGKAFLEYMKSKVTQVTADSRRAELEKELAAVLKDTQEGLETLHRFLDAVEKLAVTSLHVFTEGNRVLHLPEGISLEHVQVVIAAARLSCPLLLEFKRDASVFFLPRLQNVEVLSYQLDRYIQTTQILCSKMEKSDFCPKMTVNTEVDLDVDLSEDDVQRMLYHINQLDDIRMNQHFRMVFLFQEDSCHSFIGQFSGRQPRMLQFLQDMEEIAVQLDRMNKGARISSVAGSSVGAVGGVLSIVGLALIPFTAGVSLGLTLTGVGLGITSGVNSAVTTATEIGVNRTQQKKASEVFQSFMEDVQSLQDCLEEVSQREASQIEVALGVGKLLCKAGAIGKGIDSLVDAASAVKMLKSEELIASAGRVAVQEGKAMRNVPRVAADIPDIGQAAVKGPLALTKSARAGLIAVNALFVGMDIFFICKDSISLAKGSETELSQFIRARAALWRSEMDSWQKIHDSLCEGLLTSEKNQAIMETPYYPEVETPCYPEVEVKKKNKEKKQSRTGPEVPSDEADEEAEEKKSCVIQ
- the apol gene encoding uncharacterized protein apol isoform X1, with the protein product MSASRKELQEALCCYTADTLTYTDTVRGFCERISKWILRRESELHMMMDIKDRADSIDLNISHFTQSENKGKAFLEYMKSKVTQVTADSRRAELEKELAAVLKDTQEGLETLHRFLDAVEKLAVTSLHVFTEGNRVLHLPEGISLEHVQVVIAAARLSCPLLLEFKRDASVFFLPRLQNVEVLSYQLDRYIQTTQILCSKMEKSSFSDFCPKMTVNTEVDLDVDLSEDDVQRMLYHINQLDDIRMNQHFRMVFLFQEDSCHSFIGQFSGRQPRMLQFLQDMEEIAVQLDRMNKGARISSVAGSSVGAVGGVLSIVGLALIPFTAGVSLGLTLTGVGLGITSGVNSAVTTATEIGVNRTQQKKASEVFQSFMEDVQSLQDCLEEVSQREASQIEVALGVGKLLCKAGAIGKGIDSLVDAASAVKMLKSEELIASAGRVAVQEGKAMRNVPRVAADIPDIGQAAVKGPLALTKSARAGLIAVNALFVGMDIFFICKDSISLAKGSETELSQFIRARAALWRSEMDSWQKIHDSLCEGLLTSEKNQAIMETPYYPEVETPCYPEVEVKKKNKEKKQSRTGPEVPSDEADEEAEEKKSCVIQ
- the LOC119014147 gene encoding immunoglobulin lambda-1 light chain-like isoform X1, with translation MLGTLCTLITALTCVSGATVVTQKPPVVTLTRGETATMDCNLGTVTDSYAWWYKQIPGGVPQFVLCFHHSWGSIHYGSGFSSPKFTSTHQSESDYRLIINNVEEGDSAVYYCTTWDNSAKERVFGQGTKLIVTSSSLPPPVLTLFPPSSAELQSNKASLVCLSSQSVPFADVSWFAGGSPVSSGISTSTAVQQPDQTFQISSFLAIQTSDWNMEKVYTCKVSLGSQTAEKNINKSDCGSENSRGAE
- the LOC119014147 gene encoding immunoglobulin lambda-1 light chain-like isoform X2 — protein: MLGTLCTLITALTYVDAVIVLTQTPAVHTVSTGQQVVLNCNIQRYDGNYVRWYKQVPGEAPQFVLGFRYSDSSLYFGSGFSSDRFNSKASSNIDYQFIIKRAETGDSAVYYCQTWDNSASAAVFGQGTKLIVTSSSLPPPVLTLFPPSSAELQSNKASLVCLSSQSVPFADVSWFAGGSPVSSGISTSTAVQQPDQTFQISSFLAIQTSDWNMEKVYTCKVSLGSQTAEKNINKSDCGSENSRGAE